The nucleotide window tgtctgtgtttgtgtgtggccgtgtgtgtgtctgtgtctgtgtgtgtgtctgtgtgtctgtgtgtgtgtgtgtgtgtgtgtgtgtctgtgtgtgtgtctgtgtgtgtgtgtgtgtgtgtgtctgtgtctgtgtgtgtccgtgtctgtgtctgtgtgtgtgtgtgtgtctgtgtgtgtgtgtgtgtgtgtgtctgtgtctgtgtgtgtgtctgtgtctgtgtgtgtccgtgtctgtgtctgtgtgtgtgtgtgtgtgtgtgtctgtgtgtgtgtctgtgtctgtctgtgtgtgtctgtgtgtgtgtctgtgtgtgtctgtctgtgtgtgtgtgtgtgtctgtgtttgtgtgtggccgtgtgtgtgtctgtgtctgtgtgtgtgtctgtgtgtctgtgtgtgtgtgtgtgtgtgtgtgtctgtgtgtgtgtgtgtctgtgtctgtgtgtgtgtctgtgtctgtgtgtgtgtctgtgtgtgtgtgtgtgtgtgtgtgtgtgtgtctgtgtctgtgtgtgtgtgtgtgtctctgtgtgtgtctgtgtgtgtgtctgtgtgtgtgtgtgtgtgtgtgtgtctgtgtctgtgtgtgtgtgtgtgacgcacCTGCAGTTCTGTAGAGCAGCTGCAGTTCATCCATTTGTTCGATTCaaccaaaccaaactccattaaAGAAACGGCTCGTTTAAGGCCTTTGCTCTGGTAATAACAGATTATACGAATTCATCCCGTCTTTCCCTCAAAAACCTGCAGAATCAAACAAAGTGAAGGAAGTTTACGATCTGAGATTCATCAGGAGAACCTGACGCAGTTACCTTCAGAGCTGCATCAGAACAGAACCGTGTCTGTTAGATGGACTCACTCTTATACCTGGTGGACATAAAGACTCTTATTTTGATGAAATAACAAATTATTTGGAAGAATCTGTTAATTTTGACAATTTTCTCCAAAAACACACCTGACCCGACTCACCAGGTTGGTTAACAGACCTGAGTGTCAGTCTGAGGACCGTCCTACTGTCCTTACTGCTCAAAATCTTATAGGGTTTTTAAAATCTTCTTTTAAAAACCctattttcttaattttagtGCGGctcatattttaataataatattttgtagGAAGGTTCTCAGATTTAATGCCAGAATGTCTTCCTGTACTGAGACAAACCAGTGTCTCATATTTTGTATAAATATTATGAGTCCTTGTCATGCGACCCGATGACTCATCATTATTAAAGTATTTCAGTTGTGTGTATGCCTGATTTTGAAGCTCTACCTACAGATTATAAACGTGCCTGATGATTCCTTTCTCCTCAGGTGGTTGGGTGTGACCTCGGCGGGAGTCCCGGAGACGCTGGGCTGTGCTAACCTCCCTCTGAGCCACAAACAGCGCGACCTGTGCCGGAAGAAGCCGTACCTGCTGCCTGGCATCCGGGACGGAGCCCGGCTGGCCGTCACCGAGTGTCAGAGTCAGTTCAGACACGAGAGGTGGAACTGCTCCACCAGCCAGGACACCACCGTGTTCGGATACGAGCTAACGAGCGGTGAGGACCAGTCGACTACAGTTGCTGCAACGTTaagatttcttcttcttttgtcctCAAAAACTCTGCACAAGATTAAACTGTGGATTATTTAAAACCTCCAGACACATTTATtctgacctgatggtggcgccAGAGAAAAGATCAAAGGGTTTATGCTCTTGGAACTTGTTGCACTTAGAACGTGGAACTTGTTGGACTTAGAACTTGGTGGACTTAGAACTTGTTGGACTTGACTTGGAACTTGTTGGACTTAGAACTTGTTGGACTTAGAACTTGGTGGACTTGACTTGGAACTTGTTGGACTTAGAACTTGTTGGACTTGACTGGGAACTTGTTGGACTTAGAACTTGGTGGACTTGACTTGGAACTTGTTGGACTTAGAACTTGTTGGACTTGACTTGGAACTTGTTGGACTTAGAACTTGTTGGACTTAGAACTTGGTGGACTTGACTTGGAACTTGTTGGACTTAGAACTTGTTGGACTTGACTTGGAACTTGTTGGACTTAGAACGTGGAACTTGTTGGACTTAGAACTTGTTGGACTTGACTTGGAACTTGTTGGACTTAGAACTTGGTGGACTTGACTTGGAACTTGTTGGACTTAGAACTTGTTGGACTTGACTTGGAACTTGTTGGACTTAGAACTTGTTGGACTTGACTGGGAACTTGTTGGACTTAGAACTTGTTGGACTTGACTTGGAACTTGTTGGATTTAGAACGTGGAACTTGTTGGACTTAGAACTTGTTGGACTTGACTTGGAACTTGTTGGACTTAGAACTTGTTGGACTTGGAACTTGTTGGACTTGACTTGGAACTTGTTGGACTTAGAACTTGTTGGACTTAGAACTTGGTGGACTTAGAACTTGGTGGACTTGACTTGGAACTTGTTGGACTTAGAACTTGTTGGACTTGACTTGGAACTTGTTGGACTTAGAACTTGTTGGACTTGACTTGGAACTTGTTGGACTTAGAACTTGTTGGACTTGACTGGGAACTTGTTGGACTTAGAACTTGTTGGACTTGACTTGGAACTTGTTGGACTTAGAACGTGGAACTTGTTGGACTTAGAACTTGTTGGACTTGACTTGGAACTTGTTGGACTTAGAACTTGTTGGACTTGGAACTTGTTGCACTCAGAACTTGTTGGACTTGACTTGGAACTTGTTGGACTTGGAACTTGTTGCACTTAGAACTTGTTGGACTTGACTTGGAACTTGTTGGACTTAGAACTTGGTGGACTTGACTTGGAACTTGTTGGACTTAGAACTTGGTGGACTTAGAACTTGACATGGGCCTCAGTGGTCTTTGCTCAGGACTTGTTGGTCTTTGAACGTGCAGGACTTCAACTTGTACTGGAGTAGTTTACCATTGTTAAGATGATCTTGAATCTAGACTTATGATGTCATCTGACCCTCTCTCTTGCTGTAGGAACCAAAGAAACAGCATTTATCTACGCGGTGATGGCAGCAGGGCTGGTCCACGCTGTGACGCGCTCCTGCAGCCAGGGCAACATGACGGAGTGTGGCTGTGATGGCCGGCTGCAGGGCAGTGGCTCGGCGGCGGAGGGCTGGCACTGGGGAGGCTGCTCAGACCACATCCAGTACGGGACCTGGTTCAGCCGCAAGTTCATCGACAACGGTGTCAAAAACACGTCGACAACCAGAGGAGTGTACACGCTGAGCACCATGAACCAGCACAACAGTGAGGTCGGACGCCAGGTGAGAACCACACGGAGACAATCatcaaatctttatttttacaaaacaacTGTGTCATAGTTACTCAAAGTACACAGAAGTAACTAAGTATGCCttcatgttttcactctgtCATTCAGGCGATCCACAGGACGATGTCCACACACTGTCGTTGTCATGGCGTCTCTGGCTCCTGTGCCGTGAAGACATGTTGGAGGACAATGGCGGCGTTTGAGCATGTCGGTGCGTACCTGAAGGACAAGTACGAGCACAGCGTTCAGGTGTCGGACCGCtcgaggaggaagacgaggaaaaAGGATCAGCGTCGCCTCCCCGTCGACAAACAGCAGCTCATCTTCTTCAACAAGTCTCCAAACTACTGCCTGGAAGACCAGCGACGGGGCATCGCCGGGACCAGAGGACGCCGCTGCAACCGGACGTCCACCGGGCCGGACGGCTGCAACCTGCTGTGCTGCGGCCGAGGATACAACACACACGTGGTGAGACACGTCCAGCGCTGCGAGTGCAAGTTCGTCTGGTGCTGCTACGTCCGCTGCAGGCGCTGCGAGAGCATGAACGACATGCACACctgtaaataacaacaacacacctgtaaataacaacaacacacctgcaaataacaacaacacctGTAAATACAGACAACAACAcgtggaaacagaaaacaacacacaaacaagctcaTGTTGCAGCACACAGCTGACTGATGTTGAGCATCAAATGCAAAGACATTAAGAACAAATCAGAACCGaactgaagagagagacagaaaaagaaactaCTAAAAGTCAACACAGAGTAAACAAAGACTCGAGGGAGTGTTTCgcttcagaaccaacagatccacagaggatgtcatgtccactgccctccactcagtctgcACACAGCTGGAGGAACAGAACAGCTGCATCAGgatgtttgttgacttcagctcaggattcaacacaatctcaccatgaagctgattggacaCTAAACACTCTGGGCTTCAGAACCGGCTCAAAGGTTCTAACAGACATCAGCCatagtctgttcaccctgctcccatctgacaacagatatacaagtatctgctgccatgtGGCAGGAGATCCAGACCGTGGATGTTTCCGACTGTTGTGGCGTCTCTGACACTCGATCATCGAACTGGTCCTggatctgtttttctttgggtCTTTGTTCAGTTTGTCTCAAAGACTCAGAGACTGAAGGAGATGACAGAGTTTGATCAGTTTCTAACCCTGAAGTCCTGATTACaagaaaaactgaacatttattAATAATCTGTTGTT belongs to Pagrus major chromosome 14, Pma_NU_1.0 and includes:
- the wnt16 gene encoding protein Wnt-16, which produces MERRSCAVRHWCTLTLLLVCVCPLCCRASWMWLGVTSAGVPETLGCANLPLSHKQRDLCRKKPYLLPGIRDGARLAVTECQSQFRHERWNCSTSQDTTVFGYELTSGTKETAFIYAVMAAGLVHAVTRSCSQGNMTECGCDGRLQGSGSAAEGWHWGGCSDHIQYGTWFSRKFIDNGVKNTSTTRGVYTLSTMNQHNSEVGRQAIHRTMSTHCRCHGVSGSCAVKTCWRTMAAFEHVGAYLKDKYEHSVQVSDRSRRKTRKKDQRRLPVDKQQLIFFNKSPNYCLEDQRRGIAGTRGRRCNRTSTGPDGCNLLCCGRGYNTHVVRHVQRCECKFVWCCYVRCRRCESMNDMHTCK